One region of Armatimonadota bacterium genomic DNA includes:
- a CDS encoding ABC transporter substrate-binding protein, whose amino-acid sequence MKRSLLSTILLTVAGVFLIGCGTDSADKESVETATIDRELKIAVSIPSGDHGWTDGVTYWAKEVMKMYPDIEWIYQEADDVEEQREQIEGMLVQQPDALIILCHESGPLDSIGRDAAAQGVYIVSVDRGFTDPTIANLFLEGDNTAFGRISAEFIVDRLGAAGGNILIYEGATSTVNDDRVNGAMKVFNENPQIKILRQEQANWSSEDAFDITTTLMVELADTRIDAIWASDDDMAEGIERALKEAGRDKDLWILGGAGKKSIIKRVMDGDPMYPADVTYPPAMIAQGMHWAVSNLRDGMTTSLDRFMPKHIKIVVELVTPENAAKFYFPDSPY is encoded by the coding sequence ATGAAACGAAGTTTGTTGTCAACGATATTGCTGACCGTGGCCGGCGTTTTTCTGATCGGATGTGGTACGGACAGCGCCGACAAAGAGTCGGTTGAAACCGCGACGATCGATCGTGAACTGAAGATCGCCGTGTCGATCCCGTCGGGGGACCACGGTTGGACGGATGGAGTGACTTACTGGGCGAAGGAGGTCATGAAGATGTACCCGGATATCGAGTGGATCTACCAAGAGGCCGACGATGTCGAGGAGCAGCGGGAACAGATCGAGGGCATGCTCGTCCAGCAGCCGGACGCTCTGATCATTCTTTGCCACGAAAGCGGCCCGCTCGACAGCATCGGCAGAGATGCCGCAGCCCAAGGCGTCTACATCGTTAGCGTCGACCGTGGGTTTACCGACCCGACGATCGCTAACCTGTTTCTCGAAGGCGACAACACGGCGTTCGGCAGGATTTCGGCGGAGTTCATCGTCGACAGGCTAGGCGCGGCTGGCGGAAACATTCTGATCTACGAGGGTGCCACTTCGACCGTCAATGACGACCGTGTGAACGGTGCCATGAAGGTGTTCAACGAAAATCCGCAGATCAAGATTCTGCGGCAGGAGCAGGCGAACTGGAGTTCCGAAGACGCCTTCGACATTACGACGACGCTCATGGTCGAGCTCGCTGACACGAGGATCGACGCGATCTGGGCGAGCGATGACGACATGGCGGAGGGGATCGAGCGAGCCCTCAAAGAGGCAGGCCGCGACAAGGATCTTTGGATCCTCGGTGGCGCGGGCAAGAAGTCGATCATCAAGCGCGTGATGGACGGCGACCCGATGTATCCGGCCGACGTCACCTACCCACCAGCGATGATCGCTCAAGGAATGCACTGGGCCGTGTCGAATCTGCGCGACGGGATGACGACAAGCCTCGATCGGTTCATGCCGAAGCACATCAAGATCGTCGTCGAGCTGGTCACGCCTGAAAACGCAGCGAAGTTCTACTTCCCGGACTCTCCGTACTAG
- a CDS encoding ABC transporter permease, producing the protein MNKFVKFMQEYGVLVALIALIVIAAIWKTDTFLSAVNLRNIVNQSAAVGIIAVGMTVVIMTRGIDLSVGSAVALSAVIGLKFMNGQLANGGSEGPVIALAMLIVVVVGVAVGAFNALLVTVGRVAPFIATLGGLVAFRSLTKVVAGGGQVKADSLVFEELASKGIAIPGAQLPNGEPVMVTWGIMLFVAVALAYGVLLSKTAFGRHVVAVGANERAARYSGINAKSVRAIAYTLLGLCVGLAAVVQAVRYSAIAPQQTGVFYELDAIAAVVIGGTSLAGGKGRIWGTVVGVMILAVISNLLVLMNVSSDWQDFVKGAIILIAVLMQRGQGDRN; encoded by the coding sequence GTGAACAAGTTCGTAAAATTCATGCAGGAGTACGGCGTCCTCGTCGCGCTGATCGCGCTGATCGTCATTGCGGCAATTTGGAAGACCGACACGTTTCTGAGCGCCGTCAACCTGCGCAACATCGTCAACCAGAGCGCCGCCGTCGGCATCATCGCGGTCGGCATGACTGTCGTCATCATGACGAGAGGGATCGATCTCTCTGTCGGGTCTGCGGTCGCCCTGTCCGCTGTCATCGGCCTGAAGTTCATGAACGGCCAGCTCGCCAACGGCGGTTCGGAGGGCCCAGTCATCGCGCTTGCAATGCTGATCGTTGTCGTCGTTGGCGTTGCAGTCGGCGCGTTCAACGCGCTCTTGGTGACGGTCGGTCGAGTTGCGCCGTTCATCGCGACGTTGGGCGGCTTGGTCGCCTTCCGGTCGCTGACCAAGGTCGTCGCAGGCGGTGGCCAAGTGAAGGCGGACAGCCTGGTCTTCGAGGAGCTTGCGTCGAAGGGCATCGCCATCCCCGGCGCACAGCTCCCGAACGGCGAACCTGTTATGGTCACTTGGGGAATCATGCTGTTCGTCGCGGTCGCTCTGGCGTACGGCGTGCTCCTGAGCAAGACTGCTTTCGGTCGTCACGTCGTGGCGGTCGGGGCGAACGAAAGAGCAGCCAGGTACTCCGGCATCAACGCCAAGAGCGTCCGCGCTATCGCGTATACGCTGCTCGGCCTGTGCGTCGGTCTTGCGGCAGTCGTCCAGGCCGTGAGATACAGCGCGATAGCGCCACAGCAGACCGGCGTGTTCTACGAATTGGACGCCATTGCGGCGGTCGTGATCGGCGGAACGTCGCTCGCCGGCGGCAAGGGACGGATATGGGGCACCGTGGTAGGAGTGATGATCCTTGCGGTAATTTCCAACCTGCTGGTGCTGATGAACGTCTCCAGCGATTGGCAGGACTTCGTGAAAGGTGCCATCATATTGATCGCGGTCCTGATGCAAAGGGGCCAGGGAGATCGGAACTAG
- a CDS encoding DUF1080 domain-containing protein — protein sequence MLGALLIFATASSQDSPLNKLTADEMAAGFELLFDGKSLANFKGYNRDDVPTSWSASGGELVFTPGSDRGDLSTVRKFTDFDLRVEFKISAGGNSGIKILVAEDGGEDSPIGPEFQIIDDTAYELAANQMTGANYDMHAPVRDAHRPAGQWNKARILKRGNSVEHWLNGFKIVEYELHSEDWVKRRAASKYSEMPSYAKDDMGYICFQDHGTRVWFRNMRIRRL from the coding sequence ATGCTCGGAGCCCTCTTGATCTTCGCGACAGCTTCATCCCAGGACAGCCCTCTCAATAAGCTGACTGCCGACGAGATGGCCGCCGGGTTCGAACTGCTCTTCGATGGGAAGTCCCTCGCCAATTTCAAAGGCTACAACCGCGACGACGTCCCGACCAGTTGGAGCGCCTCGGGCGGCGAACTCGTCTTTACGCCAGGTTCGGACCGCGGCGACCTCTCGACCGTTCGGAAGTTCACCGACTTCGACCTCCGCGTCGAATTCAAAATCTCCGCCGGCGGAAACAGCGGTATCAAGATACTAGTGGCTGAGGACGGTGGCGAAGACTCCCCGATTGGTCCGGAGTTCCAGATCATCGACGACACCGCCTATGAGCTGGCGGCAAATCAAATGACAGGTGCGAACTACGATATGCACGCGCCTGTCCGGGACGCGCATAGGCCGGCGGGCCAGTGGAACAAGGCACGCATCCTCAAGAGGGGGAACTCCGTCGAGCACTGGCTGAACGGCTTCAAAATCGTGGAGTACGAGCTGCATTCCGAGGACTGGGTGAAGAGAAGGGCAGCGAGCAAGTACAGCGAGATGCCGAGCTACGCCAAAGACGACATGGGGTACATATGCTTCCAGGACCACGGCACTCGAGTTTGGTTCCGCAATATGCGGATCAGACGGCTCTGA
- a CDS encoding sugar ABC transporter ATP-binding protein yields MQFPAVRALDGVSLAFDPGEVHAVIGENGAGKSTLMRILCGLQEPTSGQVLLDGAAVQIRGVRHALSLGIAMIHQELDVVDDLTVAENVFLGNEPRKFYLLDKRQMIEKTNAILKRVSAGFDATTRVADLSIAGKQLVEIAKALSQEASILIMDEPTAVLSDREVESLFKLISDLRGQDATVIYISHRLAEVVTVADRITVLRDGKLVTTLERGAATETQLANHMVGREIGDVYPPKTEMPSGDPALIAKDIVAEGVRGATINVRPGEIVGLAGLIGSGRSELCEAIVGARPMRSGTIELMGKSITCKSPKQAAKHGIAYVSEDRKGSGLVLDMNAIENTTLANLSKYARPLIDKKRERQTAERWQKDLDIRVGDLKAPLLYMSGGNQQKVAIAKWLDLEPKVLMLDEPTRGVDVGAKREIYNLVHKFSEQGLATILISSELPEIIGLCHRVYVMREGRIVGELVGENITEENIMQLAAGVGAA; encoded by the coding sequence ATGCAGTTTCCCGCCGTCCGCGCGCTGGACGGTGTGTCCCTGGCTTTCGATCCGGGCGAGGTTCACGCGGTCATCGGCGAAAACGGGGCCGGCAAGAGTACGCTGATGCGCATTCTGTGCGGTCTGCAAGAGCCGACGAGCGGCCAAGTCCTCCTGGATGGCGCGGCGGTTCAAATTCGGGGGGTTCGCCACGCGCTTTCGCTCGGCATTGCGATGATCCACCAAGAGCTGGACGTCGTCGACGACCTGACCGTCGCCGAAAACGTGTTCCTCGGCAATGAGCCTCGAAAGTTCTACCTGTTGGACAAGCGGCAGATGATCGAGAAGACGAACGCAATCCTAAAGAGAGTGAGCGCCGGGTTCGACGCGACGACCAGGGTCGCGGACCTCTCGATCGCGGGCAAACAGCTAGTCGAGATCGCCAAGGCGCTGTCGCAAGAGGCGTCGATCCTCATCATGGACGAGCCGACGGCCGTGCTAAGCGATCGCGAAGTTGAGTCGCTGTTCAAACTCATCAGCGATCTTCGCGGTCAAGATGCGACCGTCATCTACATCAGCCACCGCCTCGCCGAGGTAGTAACGGTGGCCGACCGCATCACCGTGTTGCGCGACGGGAAACTCGTGACGACGCTCGAACGCGGAGCAGCCACGGAAACTCAGTTGGCGAACCACATGGTCGGACGAGAGATCGGCGACGTCTATCCGCCGAAGACAGAGATGCCGAGCGGCGATCCGGCTTTGATTGCGAAGGACATAGTCGCAGAGGGAGTGAGAGGCGCTACGATCAACGTGCGCCCAGGCGAGATCGTCGGGCTCGCGGGGCTGATCGGCTCCGGTCGAAGCGAACTGTGCGAGGCGATCGTCGGCGCGCGGCCCATGCGGTCGGGCACCATCGAACTGATGGGAAAAAGTATCACTTGCAAGTCGCCGAAACAGGCGGCGAAGCATGGCATCGCCTACGTCTCCGAGGACCGCAAAGGCTCGGGGCTCGTGCTCGACATGAACGCGATCGAGAACACGACGCTCGCAAACCTCTCGAAGTACGCCCGACCGCTGATCGACAAGAAGCGCGAGCGGCAGACCGCCGAGCGTTGGCAGAAGGATCTCGACATCCGGGTCGGAGACTTGAAGGCGCCGCTCCTCTACATGAGCGGCGGGAACCAGCAGAAAGTCGCGATCGCCAAATGGCTCGACCTCGAACCGAAAGTGCTGATGCTCGACGAACCCACGCGCGGCGTCGACGTCGGCGCGAAGAGGGAGATCTACAACCTCGTCCACAAGTTTTCGGAGCAAGGGCTGGCGACGATCTTGATCAGCTCCGAACTGCCCGAGATCATTGGGCTCTGTCACCGGGTCTATGTGATGCGCGAAGGCCGGATCGTCGGCGAACTTGTCGGCGAGAATATCACTGAAGAGAACATCATGCAACTCGCGGCAGGAGTCGGCGCGGCGTGA
- a CDS encoding DUF1080 domain-containing protein, producing MLSVLLFAAILTSPADAGQWSILIQTPGHNELTAEEKREGFVLLFDGKSLKNFKGYKRDDVPKGWTVKDGEITYTPGIDGGDLSTREEYEDFDLRVDFKMNEHGNSGIIYLVSEDQGASYQSGPEYQLLDDPTYDIMDTQMTGANYALHAPTKKVLRPAGQWNTARIVKKGNNVWHYLNGELVVEYVLHSEDWDKRRAASKFDSMPGYGKNEKGFICFQDHGGPLWFRSMRIRRL from the coding sequence ATGTTGAGCGTCCTTCTCTTCGCCGCCATTCTCACGTCGCCCGCCGACGCTGGCCAGTGGAGCATCCTGATCCAGACTCCGGGCCACAATGAGCTGACTGCAGAAGAGAAGAGGGAAGGGTTCGTTCTCCTGTTCGACGGCAAGTCGCTCAAGAACTTCAAGGGGTACAAGCGCGACGACGTGCCGAAGGGATGGACTGTGAAGGATGGCGAGATCACCTATACGCCAGGTATCGACGGCGGCGACCTCTCGACTCGCGAAGAGTACGAGGACTTCGACCTGCGCGTTGATTTCAAAATGAACGAGCACGGGAACAGCGGGATCATCTACCTGGTCAGCGAGGACCAAGGCGCTTCTTACCAATCCGGGCCGGAGTACCAACTGCTCGACGACCCGACTTACGACATTATGGACACGCAGATGACCGGCGCGAACTACGCGCTTCACGCCCCCACAAAGAAAGTCCTGCGCCCTGCCGGGCAGTGGAACACCGCGCGAATCGTTAAGAAAGGCAACAACGTCTGGCACTATCTCAACGGTGAACTGGTCGTCGAGTACGTCCTGCACAGCGAAGACTGGGACAAGCGCCGCGCGGCGAGCAAGTTCGACAGCATGCCGGGCTACGGGAAGAACGAGAAGGGCTTCATCTGCTTCCAGGACCACGGTGGGCCGCTATGGTTCCGCAGCATGCGAATCAGACGGTTGTAG